Proteins encoded within one genomic window of Edaphobacter lichenicola:
- a CDS encoding glycosyltransferase gives MTPSTNAAVVVTFNRKQLLAECLDALLNQSLPLDAVFIVDNASSDGTELFLQERGYLENPLVNYVRLAENLGGAGGFHAGMSAACNAGFDWIWVMDDDTEPYLDSLELMNVWKSYPRVVAIANIKVDRLGNETADGLRLMSRVATGPYTKVRFSSFVGLLIRNDSIKKIGLPIPEFFIHRDDTEFCMRLRTIGDIALANGSIVAHKEVARRQKSKQIFSHVFYQKDIQGFCFDYYRHRNTAWIEQHYRKNPVIRYLLLAVRFACFAAAVIIFDADHRWLRIKILAKAYFDGIRGCFDNGFPQRLRERLKTLESEGR, from the coding sequence ATGACTCCAAGCACAAATGCCGCAGTTGTTGTTACCTTCAATCGCAAGCAGCTTTTGGCTGAGTGTCTCGACGCCTTGCTGAATCAGAGCCTTCCTCTTGATGCAGTCTTTATCGTGGACAATGCAAGCTCGGACGGGACGGAACTATTTCTACAGGAGAGAGGTTATCTAGAGAATCCGCTTGTTAACTATGTTCGACTCGCTGAGAATTTGGGTGGTGCCGGAGGCTTCCACGCTGGAATGAGCGCTGCCTGCAACGCAGGATTCGATTGGATATGGGTTATGGATGATGACACGGAACCCTACCTCGACTCCCTGGAACTGATGAATGTGTGGAAGTCTTATCCTCGAGTAGTTGCCATTGCAAATATCAAAGTCGATCGACTTGGCAATGAGACGGCAGATGGACTCAGGTTGATGTCCAGAGTGGCCACAGGTCCTTACACGAAGGTTCGGTTTTCATCCTTTGTAGGGCTGCTTATCCGAAATGACTCGATTAAGAAGATTGGACTTCCCATTCCTGAGTTTTTTATTCACCGCGATGACACCGAATTTTGCATGCGTCTGAGAACGATCGGAGATATCGCACTTGCAAACGGCAGCATCGTCGCTCACAAAGAGGTTGCCCGGCGGCAAAAAAGCAAGCAGATTTTCTCTCATGTTTTCTATCAAAAGGATATTCAAGGTTTTTGCTTCGATTATTATCGTCATCGCAATACAGCCTGGATCGAACAGCATTATCGTAAGAATCCTGTGATTCGCTATCTGCTTCTTGCTGTCAGGTTTGCTTGTTTTGCAGCGGCGGTAATAATTTTTGATGCCGACCATCGATGGCTGAGAATCAAGATATTAGCTAAAGCATATTTCGATGGGATTCGCGGGTGTTTCGACAATGGCTTCCCACAGCGTCTCCGCGAACGTCTCAAAACACTCGAATCCGAAGGAAGATAA
- the glf gene encoding UDP-galactopyranose mutase gives MSDLQRSFSRDPMLQTQLHLKILERGCDKSSIEYSRMKTDILVVGAGFAGAVMAERFASRGRSVLVIDKRPHIGGNAFDQFDSAGVLVHQYGPHIFHTNASHVEAYLSRFTEWRKYEHRVLSSVGGSLYPMPINRETINRLYDLSLDEDGVATFLEGVREKRMPIRNSEDLVLNNVGRDLCDKFFRNYTRKQWGLDLSELSPAVAGRIPVRTNDDDRYFTDTFQNMPADGYTRMFERMLDHPNIRVELETDFRDIRHKVAAEKIFYCGPLDAYFDFCYGKLPYRSLSFRHQHLPHVGQHQPVGTINYPNDYEYTRITEFKHLTGQVHAGTSIVYEYPETHGEPYYPVPTTENQALYQSYKKLADAESSTFFIGRLAEYRYYNMDQVVAAALLLSGKLLN, from the coding sequence TTGAGCGATCTGCAGAGAAGCTTTAGCCGCGACCCGATGCTCCAAACTCAGTTACACTTAAAGATACTGGAACGAGGTTGTGATAAGTCCTCGATTGAATATTCACGGATGAAGACGGACATACTAGTAGTGGGCGCGGGATTTGCCGGCGCCGTAATGGCGGAGCGCTTTGCTTCACGCGGAAGATCTGTTCTTGTCATCGATAAACGCCCGCATATTGGTGGCAATGCCTTCGACCAGTTCGATAGTGCTGGCGTACTGGTGCATCAGTATGGCCCTCACATCTTCCATACCAACGCTTCCCATGTTGAAGCATACCTTTCCCGGTTTACTGAATGGAGGAAGTACGAGCACAGGGTACTCTCCTCAGTCGGGGGGAGCCTTTACCCCATGCCGATCAATCGGGAGACGATTAACCGGCTGTATGATCTTTCGCTTGACGAAGATGGCGTAGCGACGTTTCTTGAAGGTGTTCGAGAGAAGCGGATGCCCATCCGCAATAGTGAAGACCTGGTTCTTAATAATGTGGGTCGAGATCTGTGTGATAAATTTTTCAGGAACTACACTCGAAAACAGTGGGGACTGGATCTCTCGGAGCTAAGTCCGGCCGTCGCTGGAAGAATTCCAGTGCGCACAAACGACGACGATCGTTACTTTACTGATACATTCCAGAATATGCCTGCAGATGGCTACACCAGGATGTTCGAGAGGATGCTGGATCATCCGAATATCCGAGTGGAGCTTGAGACAGACTTCAGGGATATTCGCCATAAAGTCGCTGCCGAAAAGATCTTCTACTGTGGTCCGCTGGATGCCTATTTTGATTTCTGCTACGGGAAGCTTCCTTATCGGTCCTTGTCTTTTCGACATCAACATCTCCCTCATGTAGGACAGCACCAACCGGTTGGGACCATTAACTATCCAAACGATTACGAATACACCCGGATTACAGAGTTCAAACATCTCACAGGCCAGGTCCATGCGGGGACTTCGATAGTCTACGAATACCCGGAAACTCACGGGGAACCTTATTATCCGGTGCCTACAACGGAAAATCAGGCTCTATATCAAAGCTACAAAAAACTAGCGGATGCCGAATCCTCAACTTTTTTTATAGGCCGACTAGCGGAGTACCGCTACTACAATATGGATCAAGTGGTCGCTGCTGCCTTACTGCTTAGCGGCAAGCTTCTTAATTAG
- a CDS encoding GDP-L-fucose synthase family protein — MKLDSRIYIAGHRGLVGSAIHRALQQRGYTNLLTRTRAQLDLLEASSVARFFAENKPQYVFLAAAKVGGIAANITFPADFLRENLIIQMNIIEAARRSDVSRLLFLGSSCIYPRLASQPMPESSLLTGPLEPTNRPYALAKIAGIEMCWSYNRQYGTKYLAALPSNIYGPNDNFDPKTSHVLPALIRKTFEAIRSGAKEITVWGTGTPRREFLYSGDLAEACLFLMNLDDASFQSLLVEDAPPLINLGTGEDLTIRELAEIVCRTLGYSGELVFDSSKPDGTLRKLMDVTRLHDLGWRHSTGLEQGIGLTWSAVRDTLSKVSE; from the coding sequence ATGAAACTAGACTCCCGCATCTACATCGCTGGCCATCGCGGCCTGGTTGGATCTGCTATTCATCGGGCACTTCAGCAGCGAGGCTATACCAACCTCCTGACGCGCACGCGCGCGCAACTGGACCTTCTCGAAGCCTCTTCCGTTGCCCGATTCTTCGCGGAAAATAAGCCTCAATATGTCTTCCTTGCTGCGGCCAAGGTTGGTGGAATCGCAGCTAATATCACGTTTCCTGCCGACTTCCTTCGCGAAAATCTTATTATCCAGATGAATATCATCGAGGCCGCGCGTCGATCGGACGTCTCCCGTCTTCTCTTTCTTGGGTCTTCCTGTATCTATCCGAGACTGGCTTCTCAGCCGATGCCAGAGTCTTCGCTGCTCACTGGACCCCTTGAACCTACGAACCGTCCCTACGCGCTCGCAAAGATCGCCGGAATCGAGATGTGCTGGAGCTACAACCGGCAATATGGTACGAAGTATCTCGCTGCACTGCCCTCCAACATTTATGGACCCAACGATAACTTCGATCCCAAGACCTCTCACGTGCTGCCTGCGCTCATCCGCAAGACCTTCGAGGCGATCCGGTCCGGTGCCAAGGAGATCACCGTCTGGGGTACAGGCACTCCTCGCCGTGAGTTTCTCTATTCCGGTGATCTCGCCGAAGCCTGTTTGTTCCTGATGAATCTCGACGACGCCAGCTTTCAGTCTCTGCTCGTCGAGGACGCTCCGCCTCTTATCAATCTCGGCACAGGGGAGGACTTGACGATTCGTGAACTTGCAGAAATAGTTTGTCGCACCTTGGGTTATTCCGGCGAACTTGTCTTCGACTCCAGCAAGCCCGATGGCACGCTTCGTAAGTTGATGGATGTTACCCGCTTACACGACCTGGGCTGGCGACACTCCACTGGGCTGGAGCAGGGAATTGGTCTGACTTGGAGCGCCGTTCGCGATACTCTTTCAAAGGTTAGCGAATAA
- the gmd gene encoding GDP-mannose 4,6-dehydratase, protein MKKALITGVTGQDGAYLAEFLLAKGYEVHGIKRRASLFNTSRVDHLYEDPHSPSTRFFLHYGDLTDSSSLIHIVQKVQPDEIYNLGAQSHVHVSFEQPEYTADADAMGPLRLLEAIRILGLEKKTKFYQASTSELYGLVQETPQRETTPFYPRSPYAVAKLYAYWICINYREAYGIYACNGILFNHESPLRGETFVTRKITRGLARVKAGLQDQIFLGNLSAKRDWGHARDYVEMQWLMLQQEKPQDYVIATGEQYSVRDFVQRCATLLDLNLTWQGSGLEEKALDSKGKMVVAVDPRYFRPTEVETLLGDPGKAKRELGWTPRISFDELVREMVEADFSAAQRDALVRKHGFAAYNVREN, encoded by the coding sequence TTGAAGAAAGCCCTTATTACCGGAGTCACTGGCCAGGACGGAGCGTATCTTGCCGAATTCCTCCTCGCTAAAGGTTATGAAGTTCACGGAATCAAGCGACGGGCCTCACTTTTCAATACCTCTCGGGTAGACCATCTCTACGAGGATCCGCATAGTCCCTCGACCCGCTTCTTTCTCCACTATGGCGATCTGACGGACTCTTCTTCGCTCATCCACATCGTCCAGAAAGTTCAGCCTGACGAGATCTACAATCTTGGCGCTCAGTCGCACGTCCACGTCTCTTTCGAGCAGCCTGAGTACACGGCCGATGCGGATGCTATGGGTCCGCTGCGCCTATTGGAGGCAATCCGCATTCTTGGTCTGGAAAAGAAGACCAAGTTCTACCAAGCCAGCACCTCCGAACTCTACGGGTTAGTGCAGGAGACTCCACAGAGAGAGACGACACCCTTCTACCCGCGCAGCCCGTACGCCGTTGCGAAGCTGTATGCCTACTGGATATGTATCAACTATCGCGAAGCTTACGGGATCTATGCCTGTAACGGGATCCTCTTCAATCATGAATCCCCTCTCCGCGGGGAGACTTTCGTCACTCGCAAGATTACTCGTGGCCTCGCGCGGGTCAAGGCTGGGCTTCAAGATCAGATCTTTCTAGGGAATCTGAGCGCGAAACGAGACTGGGGCCACGCCCGCGACTATGTTGAGATGCAGTGGCTTATGCTTCAGCAGGAGAAGCCTCAGGACTATGTGATTGCAACCGGAGAGCAGTACAGCGTCAGAGACTTTGTGCAACGCTGCGCTACGCTTCTCGACTTGAATCTAACGTGGCAGGGGAGCGGATTAGAGGAAAAGGCCCTTGATTCAAAGGGAAAAATGGTTGTCGCGGTCGATCCTCGGTACTTTCGACCAACCGAGGTGGAGACCTTGCTTGGCGATCCCGGCAAGGCGAAGCGCGAACTGGGCTGGACGCCACGAATCAGTTTCGACGAGCTTGTCCGCGAGATGGTCGAGGCTGACTTTAGCGCTGCCCAGCGAGATGCGCTTGTTCGAAAGCATGGCTTTGCCGCTTATAACGTTCGCGAGAACTAG
- a CDS encoding DinB family protein, with product MVMYAQESDAALLDSAELSERLATVLREWMPWLVTLSEAEASVPERPGKWSAKQVIGHLIDSAVNNLGRVVRLQIEPGQSESGYEQVEWVNLQHYAEREWAQVLALWFALNEHMTWTVRHIEKSRLTSVGLIEGESLTLGFLIEDYVAHMQHHLRLMKVWLGTGGEKVRQSSGMDGAGV from the coding sequence ATGGTGATGTATGCGCAGGAGTCGGATGCTGCACTGCTGGATTCAGCCGAGTTGAGCGAGCGGCTCGCGACGGTGCTGCGTGAGTGGATGCCGTGGCTGGTGACACTCTCCGAGGCTGAGGCGAGCGTGCCGGAGCGGCCGGGTAAGTGGAGCGCGAAGCAGGTGATTGGGCATCTTATCGATTCAGCGGTGAATAATCTGGGAAGAGTTGTTCGATTACAGATTGAGCCGGGACAGAGCGAGTCAGGATATGAGCAGGTGGAGTGGGTAAACCTTCAACACTACGCCGAACGCGAGTGGGCGCAGGTGCTGGCGCTTTGGTTTGCGCTCAATGAGCATATGACGTGGACGGTTCGTCATATCGAAAAGTCGCGTCTGACAAGTGTCGGGTTGATTGAAGGCGAGTCTTTGACGCTGGGGTTCCTGATCGAGGACTACGTCGCACATATGCAACATCACTTGCGACTGATGAAGGTATGGCTGGGAACCGGCGGCGAGAAGGTAAGGCAGTCGTCCGGAATGGATGGCGCCGGTGTCTAA
- a CDS encoding YraN family protein yields the protein MWIDLQAWAMRRLDSLSVRREGVPAHLATGEQGEREALFHLRRLGYTVVAQRWKTAKVWGDIDLVGWDGPTLCFVEVKARGARDGMTAESAVDRDKREMLRRMARAYLKGFPEKLRDNVSVRFDVVSVYLLPTGTEFEVYKGAFGW from the coding sequence GTGTGGATTGATCTTCAGGCTTGGGCGATGCGCAGGCTGGATTCTCTGAGTGTCCGTCGCGAAGGGGTGCCTGCTCATCTCGCGACGGGCGAGCAGGGCGAACGGGAGGCTCTGTTCCATCTGCGCAGGTTAGGGTATACGGTCGTAGCGCAGAGGTGGAAGACCGCGAAGGTGTGGGGGGATATCGACCTGGTGGGGTGGGATGGGCCGACGTTGTGCTTTGTCGAGGTGAAGGCGCGCGGTGCAAGGGATGGGATGACGGCGGAGTCGGCCGTGGACCGGGACAAGCGAGAGATGCTGCGGAGGATGGCGCGGGCTTATCTGAAGGGATTTCCGGAGAAGCTGAGGGACAATGTTTCGGTGCGGTTCGATGTGGTGTCGGTATACTTGCTGCCAACTGGAACTGAGTTTGAAGTGTATAAGGGAGCGTTTGGATGGTGA